A genomic stretch from Mycobacterium cookii includes:
- a CDS encoding nitroreductase family protein, with product METWDAIQARRNVRQYKSDPVSDDDLNRIAEAGWRAPSAKNRQAWDFVIVTDKTQLKKLSTVWQGAGHIAGAAAAIAFVIPEPPDERRRVTDQYDVGQATMAMMLAATDLGIGTGHSSVGDQDKARAILGVPEGYQVAYLLGVGYPADRALKPIRKPNRRPFEEVVHQGHW from the coding sequence ATGGAAACCTGGGACGCAATCCAAGCCCGACGCAATGTGCGCCAGTACAAATCCGATCCGGTGTCAGACGATGACCTCAATCGGATCGCCGAGGCGGGCTGGCGGGCACCGTCGGCGAAGAACCGCCAAGCGTGGGATTTCGTGATCGTCACCGACAAGACGCAGCTGAAGAAACTTTCGACGGTCTGGCAGGGCGCCGGCCACATCGCGGGCGCCGCGGCGGCGATCGCCTTCGTGATCCCCGAACCGCCCGACGAGCGCCGGAGAGTCACCGACCAGTACGACGTCGGGCAGGCCACGATGGCGATGATGCTGGCCGCCACCGACCTCGGCATCGGCACCGGTCATTCCTCGGTGGGGGATCAGGATAAAGCGCGCGCCATCCTCGGCGTCCCCGAGGGTTATCAGGTGGCTTACCTACTCGGAGTCGGCTATCCGGCTGACCGGGCGCTCAAGCCGATCCGCAAGCCGAATCGGCGACCGTTCGAAGAGGTTGTGCACCAAGGGCATTGGTGA
- a CDS encoding type II toxin-antitoxin system VapC family toxin: MIVDTSAVIAILKGEDDAALYAQAIAHAGARRLSAASYLECGIVLDSQRDPIISRALDELIQEAEFVIEPVTEHQAHLARRAYADFGKGRHPAGLNFGDCLTYALALDLRESLLWKGEDFGRTGVESALGG, encoded by the coding sequence ATGATCGTGGACACGTCGGCAGTGATCGCGATCCTCAAAGGCGAAGACGACGCCGCGCTCTACGCGCAGGCCATCGCGCACGCCGGCGCCCGAAGGCTCTCTGCGGCAAGCTATCTCGAATGTGGGATCGTCCTCGACTCTCAGCGAGACCCGATAATCAGCAGAGCTCTCGACGAGCTTATCCAGGAAGCCGAGTTCGTGATCGAGCCGGTGACCGAGCACCAGGCCCACCTGGCCCGTCGGGCCTACGCAGATTTTGGCAAAGGCAGGCACCCAGCGGGGTTGAACTTCGGTGATTGCCTCACTTATGCCCTCGCGCTCGATCTACGGGAGTCACTGTTGTGGAAGGGCGAGGATTTCGGTCGCACGGGCGTCGAATCCGCGCTCGGCGGATGA
- a CDS encoding Helicase associated domain protein — MQESGGQFPLSDDEVTATFAERAKSARLRAGLTQQQLFERLRDETGVRLDTSAITRIEAGQREPRLGEALAIARVLNFGLNNLVPRADLDLYLSDVERLMRESRAALIRMVKSVDPLIEFVRANPGSLGDKRLDDRFRETIEYFEQSASRDELKNIAITTNRTDEKLKRQLLRAVGDGILVRTEDIEPAYDGWYKDDVGAEPGRASPREGWQSGERRVRIERWEKSYGQLLKYVRDHGDARVPPPHISEDGDRLGAWVVEQRDRFKRGMLEPDHSRRLEELPGWTWGPRKPRSGSDDA; from the coding sequence GTGCAGGAATCCGGAGGTCAATTCCCGCTGTCAGATGACGAGGTCACGGCTACTTTCGCCGAGCGGGCGAAGTCTGCGCGGCTCCGTGCAGGTCTGACGCAGCAGCAACTGTTTGAACGACTGCGAGACGAGACCGGGGTACGCCTCGACACGTCGGCAATCACGCGAATCGAGGCCGGCCAACGGGAGCCGCGACTCGGGGAGGCCTTGGCTATCGCCCGCGTGCTGAATTTCGGATTGAACAATCTCGTCCCGCGCGCCGATCTGGACTTGTACCTCAGTGACGTCGAACGATTGATGAGGGAAAGCCGCGCAGCGTTGATTCGCATGGTCAAATCTGTCGATCCCCTGATCGAGTTTGTTCGGGCGAACCCCGGCTCTCTCGGCGACAAGCGCCTCGACGACCGGTTCCGCGAAACCATCGAGTACTTCGAGCAGAGTGCTTCGCGCGACGAACTGAAGAACATCGCGATCACGACGAACCGCACCGACGAGAAACTCAAACGGCAACTGTTGCGAGCGGTCGGTGACGGGATCCTCGTCAGGACAGAAGACATCGAGCCTGCCTACGACGGTTGGTATAAGGACGATGTCGGAGCCGAACCCGGTAGGGCGTCGCCGCGAGAGGGTTGGCAGAGCGGAGAACGTCGGGTCCGCATCGAGCGGTGGGAGAAAAGCTACGGGCAACTCCTGAAATATGTTCGCGATCATGGGGACGCTCGAGTTCCGCCCCCGCATATCAGCGAAGATGGCGACCGGCTCGGTGCTTGGGTTGTTGAGCAACGCGATCGCTTCAAGCGGGGGATGCTCGAGCCCGATCATTCGCGACGGCTCGAAGAACTGCCGGGCTGGACCTGGGGTCCACGGAAGCCGCGATCGGGATCCGACGACGCGTGA
- a CDS encoding type II toxin-antitoxin system VapB family antitoxin: MALNIKDVSVHEAVKQIAKITGESQAQAVATAVNERLARLQGDDLASRLLAIGHKTASRMSPETKMLDHGALLYDERGLPA, from the coding sequence ATGGCGTTGAACATCAAAGATGTGTCTGTGCACGAAGCGGTGAAGCAGATCGCGAAAATCACCGGCGAGTCCCAGGCGCAGGCGGTAGCGACGGCGGTGAATGAGCGTTTGGCCCGACTGCAGGGCGACGATCTCGCATCCCGGCTTCTCGCCATCGGCCACAAGACCGCCAGCCGGATGAGCCCCGAGACCAAAATGCTGGACCACGGTGCGCTGCTGTACGACGAGCGAGGGCTGCCAGCATGA
- a CDS encoding zeta toxin family protein, giving the protein MKRLDLVVGPNGAGKTTFVELTLAPLLPGSAFVNADEIAKQRWPEDPASHSYQAARVAAETRAKLIGMGASFIAETVFSHPSKLELIDAAHARDYTVVLHVLLIPEELAVERVRRRVSAGGHDVPENKIRERYQRLWGLVATAIIRCDSATVYDSSRLKGPLIVAQMNDGFCVGPSAWPLWTPEVLKHNAT; this is encoded by the coding sequence ATGAAGCGGCTCGATCTCGTAGTCGGACCCAACGGAGCCGGCAAGACAACGTTCGTCGAACTCACGCTGGCGCCGCTGTTGCCTGGCAGCGCCTTCGTCAACGCCGACGAGATTGCCAAACAGCGCTGGCCCGAGGACCCCGCCTCGCATTCGTATCAGGCCGCGCGGGTGGCAGCAGAAACGAGAGCCAAGCTCATCGGGATGGGCGCGTCGTTCATCGCCGAAACCGTGTTCTCCCATCCGTCGAAGCTGGAACTCATCGATGCAGCCCACGCGCGGGACTACACGGTCGTGCTGCATGTTCTGCTGATTCCCGAGGAGCTGGCGGTCGAGCGGGTCCGGCGCCGAGTCAGTGCCGGTGGACACGATGTGCCCGAGAACAAAATTCGCGAACGCTACCAACGTCTTTGGGGACTGGTCGCTACTGCGATCATCCGTTGCGATTCGGCGACGGTTTACGACAGCAGCAGGCTCAAAGGACCCCTCATCGTCGCTCAGATGAACGACGGCTTTTGCGTCGGCCCGTCGGCTTGGCCGTTGTGGACGCCTGAAGTCTTAAAGCATAACGCGACCTGA
- a CDS encoding ankyrin repeat domain-containing protein codes for MQQQTNPTPPGAGENTPGGGISKEACMTSYFDIVDGARPWQSVLDPSVMSDDLVRAGHQLADAAKVGDWPTVMSVLDNQSKWLVINQWRPGGTAWFTALHQAAWHGAPVDVARDLLDRGALRSLRDAKGRTAYDVAVEHASSPGLQRLLSPPRSRSSSRQIEALDARLAELIDGRIAGRLFEGDLRTVLRYPPVEILHELPGQRVWFPLPGKYGFHIELQNGSLEVKSWCGLVEGSGQTHLVTPDGSVLVDQGFV; via the coding sequence GTGCAGCAGCAGACCAACCCGACGCCACCCGGCGCCGGCGAGAACACCCCCGGCGGGGGCATATCAAAGGAGGCCTGCATGACGTCGTATTTCGACATCGTCGACGGTGCCCGGCCATGGCAAAGCGTGCTGGACCCGTCGGTCATGAGCGACGACCTGGTCCGCGCCGGCCATCAACTAGCCGACGCAGCGAAAGTCGGAGATTGGCCGACGGTCATGTCCGTGCTCGATAACCAATCGAAGTGGTTGGTCATCAACCAGTGGCGTCCGGGCGGCACCGCATGGTTCACCGCGCTGCATCAAGCCGCCTGGCACGGCGCGCCAGTAGACGTCGCCAGAGACCTACTCGATCGAGGCGCACTCCGGTCGCTTCGCGATGCGAAAGGCCGCACCGCATACGACGTCGCCGTTGAACACGCGAGTTCACCAGGTTTGCAACGACTGCTGAGTCCCCCGCGCAGCCGATCGAGTTCTCGGCAGATCGAGGCTCTCGACGCACGGCTCGCCGAACTCATCGACGGACGCATCGCCGGCCGCCTTTTCGAAGGCGACTTACGCACCGTTCTCAGGTACCCGCCGGTTGAGATCCTCCACGAGTTGCCGGGTCAACGCGTGTGGTTCCCGCTTCCCGGCAAGTACGGCTTCCACATCGAGCTGCAAAACGGATCCCTCGAAGTCAAGAGCTGGTGCGGCCTGGTCGAAGGTTCCGGCCAAACTCACCTGGTGACGCCCGACGGATCGGTGCTCGTCGATCAAGGATTCGTCTGA
- a CDS encoding SIR2 family protein has protein sequence MSHLFAARGDLTKLACDALLIPCDSAPNVNEVWDAVLPKGLPPSERYRGWRTLQVRPNEAGVVRLPAVDGRQVWAFSTVDIGVRATPKRVATRTLRALKYVSEQLASHGDRAAPLIGIPLPGTGHGGLQTRRAEVIERLLDGFRATLFDADVALVLFDRRDFAAVQERRALTDWAELPTNLIDHADRLGKLAARDELSLFLGAGVSKPVGLPDWRELLASLAEAAGDHAPRLEGDPYKVAEPIVRALGDKYHDALRRHLVRRTYGIGHALLASLGTSRMVTTNFDRCMEIALEEPTGSDFRVLTRQLARGGWPWLLKLNGDVADPATIVLTESDLVRYPDERQALEGVVQSLLLTSHLFFIGFSLTDENFLELAAAVSSVRSRARDSDLPGPGTALALTDDECRRAKYKDLEMLSMDSQNPTKGARRLEIFLDRLVWTAATQSKLASEYLLDERYRSGLSKHDAALRKLLVKMAGEADEKIRSSNGWRRVSELLRDLGADESGLI, from the coding sequence GTGAGCCACTTGTTTGCGGCGCGCGGTGATCTGACGAAGTTGGCCTGCGACGCCCTACTGATTCCATGTGATTCAGCTCCAAACGTGAACGAGGTGTGGGACGCGGTCCTACCGAAAGGCTTGCCACCATCAGAGCGTTATCGCGGATGGAGGACGCTCCAAGTACGTCCGAACGAAGCTGGCGTGGTACGCCTGCCAGCCGTCGACGGCCGTCAGGTGTGGGCATTCTCCACGGTCGACATTGGTGTCCGTGCTACACCGAAGCGGGTCGCCACTCGAACACTGAGAGCACTCAAGTATGTCTCTGAGCAACTCGCAAGCCATGGTGACCGTGCCGCGCCGTTGATCGGTATCCCACTGCCGGGCACAGGACACGGCGGCCTTCAAACGCGGCGTGCTGAGGTGATCGAGAGGCTCCTCGATGGTTTCCGCGCAACCTTATTCGATGCCGATGTCGCATTGGTTCTGTTTGATCGCCGCGATTTTGCTGCGGTGCAAGAGCGCCGCGCGCTTACGGATTGGGCTGAGCTGCCGACCAACCTTATCGACCACGCCGACCGATTGGGGAAGTTGGCGGCGCGGGATGAACTCTCGTTGTTCCTCGGAGCTGGAGTGTCGAAGCCGGTGGGTTTGCCTGATTGGCGCGAACTCCTTGCGTCTCTGGCCGAGGCGGCAGGTGATCACGCGCCTAGGCTCGAGGGAGACCCCTACAAAGTCGCAGAACCGATCGTGCGCGCACTTGGCGATAAGTACCACGATGCGCTTCGTCGCCATTTGGTGCGGCGGACCTACGGTATTGGTCACGCGCTGCTGGCGAGCCTCGGCACAAGTCGCATGGTCACCACGAACTTCGACCGCTGCATGGAGATCGCCTTAGAGGAGCCCACGGGAAGCGACTTCCGCGTGTTGACGCGCCAGCTTGCGCGTGGTGGCTGGCCTTGGCTGTTGAAGCTTAATGGCGACGTAGCGGATCCGGCGACGATCGTGTTGACCGAAAGCGACCTCGTGCGTTATCCGGACGAACGCCAAGCGCTCGAAGGCGTGGTCCAGAGTCTGCTCTTGACGAGCCACCTCTTCTTCATCGGGTTCAGCCTCACCGACGAGAATTTTCTAGAGCTAGCCGCGGCGGTTTCGAGCGTTCGGTCACGAGCACGGGATTCAGACTTGCCGGGGCCTGGAACGGCCCTCGCCTTGACCGACGACGAATGTAGGCGGGCGAAATACAAAGACCTCGAGATGCTGTCTATGGACAGTCAAAATCCGACGAAAGGCGCGCGACGGTTGGAGATCTTTCTCGACCGACTCGTGTGGACGGCCGCCACGCAGAGCAAACTTGCGAGCGAGTACCTCCTGGACGAACGTTACAGGAGCGGGCTTTCAAAACATGATGCCGCACTCCGCAAATTACTCGTCAAAATGGCTGGCGAGGCTGACGAAAAGATAAGATCCAGCAATGGTTGGAGGCGGGTCTCCGAGTTATTACGCGACCTAGGCGCCGACGAATCAGGTCTCATCTAA
- a CDS encoding ADP-ribosylglycohydrolase family protein — translation MKLTAAQRDRACGALLASAAGDALGAGYEFGPPLAPDTPVDMIGGGLGAFEHDEWTDDTSMAIAIAEVAATGADLRGEQAQDLIVERWSFWAQTAKDIGVQTSSVLSAAKQRGISARTAHDESAALHKRSGHTAGNGSLMRTAPVALAYLDDKDALVEAARAISELTHFDPEAGDACVLWCVAICHAILTGALDARVGLNRIPVERRDLWSSRLNEAEASQPSTFSDKNGWVVAALQAAWSAIVNTPVPMDDSESGMFRADHLRLALEAAVRGGHDTDTVAAIAGGLLGATYGASAVPAQWRLMLHGWPGLDTRGLIALADKIIDGGRPDTFDYTYGGYPEARQLVQHPYDDQLWIGGAAALSKLPREVEAIVSLCRVEDSQLPDGMTHLDVRLIDYVGENENLDFVLLDTVRAVEQLRAEGRTVFLHCVQAQSRTPTISALYGARRRDVDIATALRDVSAVLPGAHPNADFKVALGRLRPKPLEIQVVDAHRVRPK, via the coding sequence ATGAAATTAACTGCTGCACAACGTGACCGAGCCTGTGGCGCGCTACTCGCCTCTGCGGCCGGGGACGCCCTGGGCGCTGGCTACGAGTTCGGGCCACCGCTTGCTCCCGACACCCCCGTCGACATGATCGGCGGCGGACTCGGGGCATTCGAACACGACGAGTGGACCGATGACACATCGATGGCCATCGCCATCGCCGAGGTCGCGGCCACCGGGGCGGATCTGCGCGGCGAGCAAGCGCAGGACCTAATCGTGGAGCGTTGGAGCTTCTGGGCTCAGACGGCTAAAGACATTGGCGTGCAGACCAGCTCGGTCCTGTCGGCCGCGAAGCAGCGCGGCATCTCGGCGCGAACCGCTCACGATGAGTCCGCGGCCTTGCACAAGCGCAGCGGCCACACCGCCGGCAATGGATCGTTGATGCGGACCGCGCCGGTGGCCCTCGCCTACCTCGACGACAAGGACGCGCTCGTCGAAGCCGCCCGCGCGATCAGCGAACTGACGCACTTCGATCCCGAGGCCGGCGACGCCTGCGTGCTGTGGTGCGTGGCGATCTGCCACGCCATCCTCACTGGCGCACTCGATGCACGAGTTGGGCTCAACCGCATTCCTGTCGAGCGGCGCGATCTATGGTCGTCTCGACTGAACGAGGCTGAAGCTTCGCAGCCATCGACGTTCTCCGACAAAAACGGCTGGGTCGTCGCAGCACTGCAGGCCGCATGGTCTGCGATCGTGAATACGCCCGTCCCTATGGATGATTCGGAATCGGGCATGTTTCGCGCTGATCATCTGCGACTAGCGCTCGAAGCGGCGGTACGCGGCGGTCACGACACCGATACGGTTGCGGCCATCGCCGGCGGCCTGCTCGGCGCGACCTACGGCGCTTCCGCGGTGCCCGCGCAGTGGCGATTGATGTTGCACGGCTGGCCGGGCCTGGACACCCGCGGCTTGATTGCGCTCGCCGACAAGATCATTGACGGGGGTCGACCCGACACGTTCGACTACACCTACGGCGGGTATCCCGAAGCACGCCAACTCGTTCAACATCCGTACGACGACCAGCTGTGGATCGGCGGCGCCGCCGCGCTGTCGAAGCTGCCGAGGGAAGTAGAGGCGATCGTGTCGCTATGCCGCGTGGAAGACTCGCAGCTTCCCGACGGCATGACGCACCTGGATGTTCGGCTCATCGACTACGTCGGCGAAAACGAGAACCTCGATTTCGTGTTGCTCGATACCGTGCGCGCAGTGGAGCAGTTACGCGCCGAGGGCCGGACGGTGTTCCTGCACTGCGTGCAGGCCCAAAGCCGCACACCCACCATCTCGGCGCTGTACGGCGCCCGCAGGCGCGACGTCGACATCGCCACTGCACTGCGCGACGTGAGTGCCGTGCTACCGGGTGCCCACCCGAACGCCGATTTCAAAGTGGCGCTGGGGCGGCTGCGCCCGAAACCTTTGGAAATTCAAGTTGTCGACGCGCATCGAGTACGCCCCAAGTAG
- the recC gene encoding exodeoxyribonuclease V subunit gamma: MPLHLHRAERTDLLADGLGALLASPLPDPFAEELVLVPTRGVERWLSQRLSHVLGASGRGDGVCAGISFRSPASLLAEITGTTDDDPWSPDAMTWPLIETIDASLDQPWCAILARHLGHFDSGEEAELRRGRRYSVARRLAGLFASYARQRPQLLIDWLDGNTGGLDDDLHWQPELWRALVERVDADPPHIRQQKTVSRLHEGPSNLPPRLSLFGHTRLTSTDIELLQAVSTHHQLHLWLPHPSDALWKKLVGHRGAIPRREDTSHRDVDHPLLATLGRDLRELQRSLPAELQTNEFLPNEDHEDSLLGWLQRDIAANALQPQGRVLADGDRSVQVHSCHGPARQVDVLREVLLGLLQDDPTLEPRDILVMCPDIETYAPLIVADFGLGDVVHSAHPAHRLRVKLADRSLIQTNPLLALAAQLLALADGRVTASEVLNIAETAPVRARFGFNDDDLESITRWVRQANIRWGFDREQRKPYHVDFVHNTWRFGIDRILAGVAMSDDAHAWIDTTLPLDDVSSNRVELAGQLAEFVCRLEMTANALSGARPLRDWLNGLTEGISSLTRTSDADAWQTRQVEREFAEVLEQAGSRSDTPLRLPDIRALLDQHLAGRPTRANFRTGTLTVCTMVPMRSVPHRVVCLVGLDDGVFPRLGVVDGDDALARDPMTGERDIRSEDRQLLLDAIGAATEKLVVTYTVANQYSGLPRPPAVPLDELLDTLDMTTTEKIRKRVVVEHPLQPFDIRNVEPGALVPNVPFSFDPTALRAARVSAGDRCERPPFISGPLPAPPTDDVILADLIGFFKDPVKGFFRALEFTLPRDVDGIEDAMPVDLDNLEEWTVGDRILNDVLRGMTTDQAREAEWRRGTLPPGHLGWRKATEIRDQADLLAKEAQQYRTTDAKPYDVDINLGGGRRLSGTVPAVYGQRLVSVTYSKLDGKHLLGSWIPLLALYARDSRQDWSAACIGRPKRGTTPRVEEIGRPDGDATEVLRELVAIYDAGRREPLPLPVKTSYAWAVARHSGDDPEKAAGYRWRSGQYPGEDASPANERAWGKGAWLSALMTPLRPGEEFDNEDNRLGAYSSRLWLPILRAERIPT, encoded by the coding sequence ATGCCACTTCATCTGCATCGTGCCGAACGCACCGACCTGCTGGCCGACGGGTTAGGGGCGTTGCTGGCCAGCCCACTGCCAGACCCCTTCGCCGAGGAACTCGTCTTGGTGCCGACCCGCGGGGTCGAACGCTGGCTGAGCCAACGGCTGTCGCATGTCCTGGGTGCCAGCGGCAGGGGTGACGGCGTCTGCGCCGGAATTTCATTCCGCAGCCCGGCCTCGCTGCTCGCCGAAATTACCGGTACGACCGACGACGATCCCTGGTCACCGGACGCCATGACCTGGCCCCTGATAGAGACCATCGACGCGTCACTCGATCAGCCGTGGTGCGCCATCCTGGCACGGCACCTCGGTCATTTCGACAGTGGCGAGGAAGCTGAGTTACGAAGGGGCCGAAGGTATTCAGTCGCGAGACGGCTAGCCGGACTATTCGCCTCCTATGCGCGGCAGCGTCCGCAACTGCTGATCGACTGGCTCGACGGCAACACGGGCGGTCTCGATGACGATCTTCATTGGCAACCCGAGCTGTGGCGGGCGCTCGTCGAGCGTGTCGACGCCGATCCTCCACACATCCGCCAGCAGAAGACCGTGTCGCGGTTGCACGAAGGACCGAGCAACCTGCCCCCACGGCTGTCGCTGTTCGGGCACACCCGGCTCACATCAACCGACATCGAGCTACTGCAGGCGGTGTCCACCCACCACCAACTGCACCTGTGGCTCCCCCACCCCAGCGACGCTCTGTGGAAGAAGCTCGTCGGACACCGTGGTGCAATCCCCCGTCGCGAGGACACCAGCCACCGCGATGTCGACCATCCGCTACTGGCCACGCTCGGCCGCGACCTGCGTGAACTGCAACGCAGCCTGCCGGCGGAGCTGCAGACCAACGAATTCCTGCCCAACGAAGACCACGAAGACTCACTGCTTGGCTGGCTGCAGCGCGATATTGCCGCCAATGCCCTCCAGCCACAAGGCCGTGTGCTTGCCGACGGCGATCGTTCGGTACAGGTGCACAGCTGCCACGGCCCGGCCCGTCAGGTCGATGTGCTGCGTGAGGTGCTGCTCGGTCTGCTGCAGGACGACCCGACGCTGGAGCCGCGCGACATCCTGGTGATGTGCCCCGACATCGAGACGTATGCGCCGCTGATCGTCGCCGACTTCGGACTCGGCGACGTGGTGCATAGCGCGCATCCGGCTCACCGACTGCGGGTCAAGCTCGCGGACCGGTCGCTGATCCAGACCAACCCACTGCTCGCGCTGGCCGCGCAACTGTTGGCGTTGGCCGACGGCAGGGTGACGGCCAGCGAGGTGCTCAACATTGCGGAGACCGCACCGGTGCGGGCCCGGTTCGGCTTCAACGATGATGACCTCGAGTCGATCACCCGGTGGGTGCGGCAAGCGAATATCCGATGGGGTTTCGACCGTGAACAGCGCAAGCCGTATCACGTCGACTTCGTCCACAACACATGGCGTTTCGGCATCGACCGAATCCTGGCCGGAGTCGCGATGTCCGACGATGCCCACGCCTGGATCGATACCACGCTGCCGCTCGACGACGTCAGCAGCAACCGCGTCGAACTCGCGGGACAGCTCGCCGAATTCGTCTGTCGGCTCGAAATGACCGCCAACGCTTTGTCCGGCGCACGACCGCTGCGCGACTGGCTGAACGGTTTGACCGAAGGAATCAGCTCGTTGACCCGGACCAGTGACGCCGATGCCTGGCAGACGCGGCAGGTCGAGCGCGAATTCGCAGAAGTGTTGGAACAGGCCGGTTCTCGCAGCGACACGCCACTACGGCTACCCGACATCCGCGCACTGCTCGACCAGCACCTGGCCGGCCGCCCCACCCGAGCCAACTTCCGCACCGGCACCCTCACCGTGTGCACGATGGTGCCGATGCGCTCGGTGCCGCACCGGGTGGTCTGCCTGGTCGGCCTCGACGATGGCGTCTTTCCGCGCCTGGGCGTTGTCGACGGCGATGACGCGCTGGCCCGCGATCCGATGACCGGTGAACGGGACATCCGGTCCGAGGACCGACAGTTGCTGCTCGACGCCATCGGCGCAGCCACTGAGAAGCTGGTCGTCACCTACACCGTGGCCAATCAATACTCGGGCCTACCCCGCCCGCCCGCGGTACCACTGGACGAGTTGCTGGACACCCTCGACATGACCACGACCGAAAAGATTCGGAAACGCGTCGTCGTCGAACATCCGTTGCAGCCGTTCGACATTCGGAATGTGGAGCCCGGCGCTCTGGTGCCGAACGTACCGTTCAGCTTCGACCCGACCGCCCTGCGCGCGGCTCGGGTCAGCGCCGGCGATCGTTGCGAGCGACCTCCGTTCATCTCCGGACCGCTGCCAGCTCCGCCCACCGACGACGTCATCCTGGCCGACTTGATCGGATTCTTCAAAGATCCGGTGAAGGGCTTTTTTCGAGCGCTGGAGTTCACGCTGCCGCGCGACGTCGACGGTATCGAAGACGCCATGCCGGTGGATCTCGACAACCTCGAAGAGTGGACGGTCGGCGACCGGATCCTCAACGATGTCCTGCGCGGCATGACCACTGACCAAGCACGCGAAGCGGAATGGCGCCGCGGCACCTTGCCGCCGGGACACTTGGGGTGGCGCAAGGCGACCGAGATCCGCGATCAGGCTGACCTGCTGGCGAAAGAAGCGCAGCAATATCGCACCACGGACGCGAAGCCCTACGACGTCGACATCAACCTTGGTGGCGGACGGCGCCTCAGCGGCACAGTGCCGGCGGTGTACGGCCAACGCCTGGTATCGGTGACCTATTCAAAGCTGGACGGTAAGCATCTGCTGGGATCATGGATTCCGTTGCTGGCGTTGTACGCCCGGGATTCCCGCCAGGATTGGTCGGCGGCATGTATCGGACGGCCGAAGCGAGGCACCACTCCACGCGTGGAAGAAATCGGCCGCCCCGATGGTGACGCCACCGAGGTGCTGCGCGAGCTGGTGGCGATCTACGACGCAGGCCGCCGCGAGCCACTCCCCTTGCCCGTCAAGACTTCGTACGCCTGGGCGGTCGCACGGCACTCGGGCGACGACCCCGAGAAGGCCGCGGGGTACCGATGGCGGAGCGGTCAGTATCCCGGCGAAGACGCGTCGCCGGCGAACGAGCGAGCCTGGGGTAAAGGCGCGTGGCTGTCTGCGCTGATGACGCCGCTGCGTCCGGGTGAGGAATTCGACAACGAAGACAACAGGCTCGGCGCCTACTCCTCCCGGCTATGGCTTCCCATACTGCGCGCCGAAAGGATTCCGACGTGA
- a CDS encoding metallophosphoesterase, protein MEGYDIIGDIHGCAEKLEALLGDLGYQLESSTGAYRHPKRQAIFVGDLIDRGTGQLRVLEIVKAMVDTDAAQIVMGNHEFNAIAYATEHPAGSGQHLRRHNEKNTKQHQSFLDQLTSAQRSLYLEWFKTLPLWLDLGDIRVVHACWHEDSIGVVERQLGSNRFGTVEDLVRASTKGDELYVAIEILLKGPEISLVDHRQLPYMDKDGHLRTNARIRWWNGDAMTLRDIAEIASTFTTEDGAPYPDLPDIEIPPRDRSFVYTGAVPVFYGHYWRQGRPDQHRDWNSRSACVDFSAVKGGTLMAYRWSGEKQIDPRHYLPQQA, encoded by the coding sequence GTGGAAGGTTACGACATCATCGGCGACATCCATGGCTGCGCCGAGAAACTCGAGGCGCTGCTCGGCGATCTCGGCTACCAACTCGAGAGCAGCACCGGCGCGTATCGACATCCGAAGCGGCAGGCGATTTTCGTCGGCGATTTGATCGACCGCGGGACCGGTCAGCTGCGTGTCCTCGAGATCGTCAAGGCAATGGTGGACACCGACGCTGCCCAGATTGTGATGGGCAACCACGAATTCAACGCGATCGCTTACGCCACCGAGCACCCCGCCGGCAGCGGGCAGCACCTGCGACGCCACAACGAGAAAAACACCAAACAGCATCAGAGCTTCCTCGACCAACTCACCAGCGCACAGCGCAGCTTGTACCTGGAATGGTTCAAGACCCTGCCGCTCTGGCTCGATCTGGGCGATATTCGCGTCGTGCATGCGTGTTGGCACGAGGATTCGATCGGCGTCGTCGAACGCCAGTTGGGGTCAAATCGGTTCGGCACCGTGGAGGACCTGGTCCGAGCCAGCACCAAGGGCGACGAACTGTACGTGGCGATCGAGATTCTGCTCAAAGGCCCGGAGATCAGCCTGGTCGATCACCGTCAGCTGCCATACATGGATAAGGACGGTCACCTGCGCACCAACGCGAGGATTCGATGGTGGAACGGTGACGCGATGACGCTGCGCGATATCGCTGAAATAGCAAGCACTTTCACCACAGAGGATGGCGCACCGTATCCAGATCTGCCGGATATCGAGATTCCGCCGCGGGATCGCTCGTTCGTCTACACCGGGGCCGTGCCGGTGTTCTACGGCCACTACTGGCGCCAAGGGCGCCCCGATCAGCACCGCGACTGGAACTCCCGCAGCGCCTGCGTGGACTTCAGCGCCGTGAAGGGCGGAACGCTGATGGCCTACCGCTGGTCAGGCGAGAAGCAGATAGACCCTCGGCACTATTTACCGCAGCAGGCTTAG